A single genomic interval of Alistipes provencensis harbors:
- a CDS encoding family 43 glycosylhydrolase, with amino-acid sequence MKRTFFFLTALLAIVSTMLCCSNCSKDDSGGGNSGKPYLRLNFNEKMVANKAGSLEVFVSSNAEWVAEPRSKWLSVDRSSGKGDLSVRISFEENDTEKRIGTVRFTADGVNPVEILITQSALTFTNPVTLGGNISTMPDPYIVKDGEYYYTCKASGNGIAISRSTRLTVINSTTKKWSLPYEGPAKPWNVADLWAPEMFHIGDRWYVYYAAGRRGYDGIDGYSTQRSGVLRSKTDDPLGEWEDMGMLFTGYNYQPGIKPTVENTEYAIDLTTFELKGQRYAVWSGNGKNDDIQQIRIATMSDPCTISSSMVVISTPTQSWETLDGRKINEGPAVLVNEEKGKLFIVYSCNPSWTKNYRLAWLMLDMNDGDPMNPDDWQKSSNYVFWRCDNTKEPVSGVNGLGHCTFTKSPDGTEDWIVYHAMRYSDGGWGQRYPFVEKFTWNADGTPNFGKGAGWGESLLLPSGETL; translated from the coding sequence ATGAAACGCACATTTTTCTTTTTAACAGCCCTTCTGGCCATCGTTTCGACAATGTTATGCTGCAGCAACTGCAGCAAAGACGATTCCGGCGGCGGCAACTCCGGGAAACCGTACCTCCGACTCAATTTCAACGAGAAGATGGTCGCCAACAAGGCCGGATCGCTCGAGGTATTCGTTTCGTCGAACGCCGAATGGGTCGCCGAACCGCGCAGCAAATGGCTCAGCGTAGACCGCAGCAGCGGCAAGGGCGACCTCTCGGTACGCATCTCCTTCGAGGAGAACGACACGGAGAAACGCATAGGAACCGTCCGCTTCACGGCCGACGGCGTCAATCCGGTCGAGATCCTCATCACGCAGTCGGCACTGACCTTCACCAACCCCGTCACCCTCGGAGGCAATATCTCCACGATGCCCGACCCGTACATCGTCAAGGACGGCGAGTATTACTACACCTGCAAGGCGAGCGGCAACGGCATCGCCATTTCGCGCTCCACGCGGCTCACCGTGATCAACAGCACCACCAAGAAGTGGAGCCTCCCCTATGAAGGCCCCGCCAAACCGTGGAATGTCGCCGACCTCTGGGCTCCCGAAATGTTCCACATCGGCGACCGCTGGTATGTCTACTACGCAGCCGGACGCCGCGGTTACGACGGAATCGACGGTTACAGCACGCAGCGCAGCGGTGTGCTCCGCTCGAAGACCGACGATCCGCTGGGCGAATGGGAAGATATGGGCATGCTCTTCACGGGCTATAACTACCAGCCGGGCATCAAGCCCACGGTGGAGAACACGGAATATGCCATCGACCTGACGACCTTCGAGCTGAAGGGACAGCGCTATGCCGTCTGGTCGGGCAACGGGAAAAACGACGACATACAGCAGATCCGCATCGCCACGATGTCGGACCCCTGCACCATCTCCTCGTCGATGGTCGTCATTTCGACCCCGACGCAGTCTTGGGAAACGTTGGACGGGCGCAAAATCAACGAGGGTCCCGCCGTGCTCGTCAACGAGGAGAAAGGCAAACTCTTCATCGTCTACTCCTGCAACCCCTCATGGACCAAGAACTACCGGCTGGCCTGGCTGATGCTCGACATGAACGACGGCGATCCGATGAATCCCGACGACTGGCAGAAATCGAGCAACTACGTCTTCTGGCGCTGCGACAACACGAAGGAACCGGTATCCGGGGTCAACGGACTGGGCCATTGCACCTTCACCAAATCGCCCGACGGAACCGAAGACTGGATCGTCTACCACGCCATGCGCTACTCCGACGGCGGCTGGGGTCAGCGCTACCCCTTCGTGGAGAAGTTCACATGGAATGCCGACGGCACGCCCAACTTCGGAAAGGGCGCCGGATGGGGCGAATCGCTGCTCCTGCCCTCGGGAGAGACCCTTTGA
- a CDS encoding FAD-dependent oxidoreductase translates to MKLPLHILFLMLALGTQARTYTYDVVIVGGTPAGIAAAIAAAREGKSSVILERSAHIGGLPVNGLGATDIATRGATAGLFARFIALNKAYYTEKYGADSQQARDCSDGYHFEPSVAAETFGRMLAEAGPGRITVLTGRQFDAESRWVEKRGDRIVSVRILDRATGREEHYHGAVFIDATYEGDLGAAAGVPFRTGREGAAEYGEPCAGKIYRWWKHGPDAEGTTYEGDDAIQAYNYRLCLTDNPDNRLATPKPENYNREEYVSLVGDVLDGRNTDARYRTADSAAIARNRRRIESGERTAAPGDVWGMAKITSMTRLPNAKTDANNQHLALISTDLPEENWLWPTAGWAWRDQFAARLRDYTLGLLWFAQHDEALPPHFREACLRWGLAADEYRDNGGFPRQVYVREGRRLEGCHFFTANDALPQAEGKRPPLHCSSITASHYALDSHAVCKREPGRVHLDGFFSHPTAVYTVPYGVMVPRRVENLLFPVAVSGSHVGFSTLRMEPCWMALGEAAGTAAALTIDSRRNVREITVDSLQEHLLRHGAVLVYLRDLKPGDPDYTAVQRLALRGFFPEWEAGLDRPLDERTARLWSSLAGQEITADGTTTRREWLRRITTD, encoded by the coding sequence GTGAAACTCCCGCTGCATATTCTGTTCCTCATGCTGGCCTTGGGAACCCAAGCCCGCACATACACCTACGACGTGGTGATCGTAGGCGGAACCCCCGCGGGGATCGCTGCCGCCATCGCCGCCGCACGCGAAGGGAAAAGCAGCGTCATTCTGGAACGTTCGGCCCACATCGGCGGACTCCCGGTCAACGGACTGGGGGCCACGGACATCGCCACGCGAGGCGCCACGGCGGGACTGTTCGCGCGCTTCATCGCGCTGAACAAAGCCTACTACACGGAAAAATACGGAGCCGATTCGCAACAGGCGCGCGATTGCAGCGACGGATACCATTTCGAGCCGTCGGTGGCGGCGGAGACCTTCGGACGGATGCTCGCCGAAGCCGGTCCCGGACGCATCACGGTGCTGACCGGCCGCCAGTTCGACGCCGAATCGCGTTGGGTCGAGAAGCGGGGCGACCGGATCGTCTCGGTCCGCATCCTCGACCGTGCGACGGGCCGCGAGGAGCACTACCACGGCGCGGTATTCATCGACGCCACCTACGAAGGCGATCTGGGCGCCGCAGCCGGAGTTCCGTTCCGGACCGGACGCGAGGGAGCCGCCGAATACGGCGAACCGTGCGCCGGAAAGATCTACCGCTGGTGGAAGCACGGCCCCGACGCCGAAGGTACAACCTACGAGGGCGACGACGCCATCCAAGCCTACAACTACCGGCTTTGCCTGACGGACAATCCCGACAACCGGCTGGCGACTCCCAAACCCGAAAACTACAACCGCGAAGAATATGTCTCACTGGTCGGCGACGTGTTGGACGGACGCAATACGGACGCCCGTTACCGCACGGCGGATTCGGCAGCGATCGCCCGGAACCGCCGGCGCATCGAATCCGGAGAGCGGACCGCCGCGCCCGGCGACGTCTGGGGCATGGCCAAGATCACGAGCATGACCCGCCTGCCGAACGCCAAGACCGACGCCAACAACCAGCATCTCGCGCTCATCTCCACGGACCTGCCCGAAGAGAACTGGCTGTGGCCGACGGCCGGCTGGGCGTGGCGCGACCAGTTTGCAGCGCGTCTGCGCGACTATACGCTGGGACTGCTGTGGTTCGCCCAGCACGACGAGGCGTTGCCGCCGCATTTCCGCGAAGCCTGCCTTCGGTGGGGTCTCGCCGCCGACGAATACCGCGACAACGGCGGATTCCCGCGCCAAGTCTACGTCCGCGAAGGCCGGCGATTGGAAGGGTGTCATTTCTTCACCGCCAACGACGCCCTGCCCCAAGCCGAAGGGAAGCGTCCGCCGCTCCACTGCAGTTCAATCACCGCCAGCCACTACGCCCTCGACTCGCACGCCGTGTGCAAACGCGAGCCGGGACGCGTACACCTCGACGGCTTCTTCAGCCATCCCACGGCGGTCTATACGGTTCCTTACGGCGTGATGGTTCCCCGGCGCGTCGAGAACCTGCTCTTCCCGGTGGCCGTCTCGGGCAGCCATGTCGGCTTCTCGACCCTGCGCATGGAGCCTTGCTGGATGGCTCTGGGCGAAGCCGCCGGAACAGCCGCCGCGCTGACGATCGACAGCCGCAGGAACGTCCGCGAAATCACCGTGGACTCGCTGCAGGAACACCTGCTCCGCCACGGAGCGGTACTGGTCTACCTGCGGGACCTGAAACCCGGCGATCCCGATTATACCGCCGTACAGCGGCTGGCGCTGCGGGGTTTCTTCCCCGAATGGGAGGCCGGACTCGACCGCCCGCTCGACGAACGCACGGCGCGCCTCTGGAGCTCGCTCGCCGGACAGGAAATAACGGCCGACGGTACGACCACCCGGCGCGAATGGCTCCGCCGGATTACAACGGACTAA